A stretch of DNA from Strigops habroptila isolate Jane chromosome 1, bStrHab1.2.pri, whole genome shotgun sequence:
CTGTATGCATTCTTAATGTCATCAAGTTCTAGTTCTTTCTCTTCTAGCAGTTGCtttaattcctcttttcttccattttgccTTTCTAATTTTTCCATTAGCTCTTCAGATTCAGCAGCTTTTTCATCCAACTgtacttgaaaacatttttgagctttcaggttttcttcatgctgttttctgatttgtttatctttttcttGTAAGCCCTTTAGAAGATAAACATTTTAGAACATGAACTCCCTTCACTTTAACTTTATTGTTACCCTTTAAGAGTATCTGTTTAGTCTATGGTGGAATAAAGCAGAGAGGAACATGTGAAAGCTTGCTCTTCTAAATGTATTATTATATGAAAAGTACTTAATCATCAAAACATAAATCTGAAATTGAAAGCAAGTTATGACAAGAGCTATTTACAACTCTAGTACAACAACTTATTCTATATAACAAATCACTGAGTTCACATTCTCTTTGCTCTGGTTAATAAAGTCTGAAGTCTCTAAATTAAAACGTAGCTCTGCTGTTAAAATGGTgatttacaagaaaataaaaaaaaatttacattgtAAAATAAACAATCTCTTCGAgaatctttttctgctttgcttttaaactcACAAGAAGGATTATGCTATCCtagtttttcctctctcaaaatCATTATCAAAAGTGACTTGAAGCAAGACAAGGAAGAAAGTCTTTACATAAGAGGTTCAACAGGAGATtcaaagcagcatctctgtACATGAAGTTTACACAAGACCCTCTTCTGCTCTTGGTGAAATTAGCTGCCACTGACAGCCTGATGGTGCTTTCTGAGTTGGTAAACTAGGAGGACAGTCAGCTTTTATCACAGCCTTTACAATAACTTGCACTGCACGTCTTAATTTTAGCTAAGCATACAAATTGTCAGACATGGCACTTACTTCTTTTAATCTCCTAATTGTTTCTGTCTGATCATccactattttgtttttaattcttataGTATCACTGTCctgttccttttgcttttttaatatctcAATCTCATTCGTTAAAACTTCAATTTTTGCCTCCAGTTTTCCCCGATCTTGAGCAAGATGAGCTCCTAGATAAAACAGGATATTGACACTACAGCACTCATTTTACAGATGACTTCAAGATGTATAATGAGGGAGGCAGGCAAAGGTAAGAACtaccttaaaaaacaaacatgacCTTTTGCCCACTGGAAACATTGTAGGGCTTTAATCTGTAGGTAGGTAACACTTGAGAGGACATGTAGAACCGAAGGTCTATCTTTTTATCAGAGAAGTTTTCAAAGGATAAAGTCAACAGTATTTCTCTCAGACGCAGCCAATCTCAAAGAACCCACAAGGCTGAGCTGAGTTATGTCAatagggaaaaatgaaaaaagcccaAGCTTTATTTCACCCAGCATTTAACACTTCTTAAGATAAGTAGTGAAATTTTCACATTAGACTTATGTGATAGACAAGCAGTATTACATAACACCATTTACAAATCCTTGCTTTCCTAGCTTCATATTTAAAAGTTCTTTGTATAACATTAcagtattttgacatttttggGAAACAGATAAACTGCATTTACAACTATCTCCCACAAATATTATAACTGATGTTACAGTTCCTATAATGGCCTGCATCCTACAGAACATCTATTTTTGCCCATCTTTATAACTAGATAAGATCAACAGAGACCCTGCCATGCTTACAACTATACTGGAGTGTTTATGTGAAAGGTATGACACTGAAcaccacaatttttttttttaaaaagaaaaaaaatttaccCTGTTGTGCCAACTCCTGCccccatatttttctttccatttttaaccCATCAATCACAGATTCCTGGGCTGTCAGCTGGGAAAtaagttttccattttgctttttcagaagtTCAACTTGGGCAGCCTTCTGTTTGTCCTCCTCAACCACAGTTTCAAGTTCTCCAGTTCGACACTGTATAAATGAACATTGGAAaaaggacaataaaaaaaaaagtattcaaaatTTCAAATCAATACTAAGTGGTACGAAAGTAATGCAGCAAATAAAGTTAACTGAAGAATGTTCTGCTTGCATACATGGTCCTATCTGCATCTCTTCccagaaatgaaacacaaatgaTTGCTTCAAATAGACATACTTCAATCCCAGAAAACTGTAAAGCTGATTTCTAAACAGCCACCTTAAGTTATCAGTGCCATTATAAAAGCCTGTTTAGAATTATAAATGCACAAgtcaaaaccacacacacaaatagAAACAGAAAGTCTAGTTAAGACactaaaaaccaaagcaaaagaaaatagacAGAAGCCGGGATGAACTTCCCACTCCTCACGATAAATCTTCACTTATGCAGGCTACAGATTACAGGTGTTTAATACAGTTATTTGTTTGTAGCAGCACCACTGACTGGCAGAATGCTATCCTGTCCAATGTTTGAACACCCTAAAAGCAACATGTAGCGAGGAGATGAGAAACAGCTGTGCAGGACTTGTACTGCACAGAAGTTTTAATACAAAGATGGACTGGATCACATAATGGTTTAAAAGTTACGTTCCTAAGATTTTCAAGATTTAACAAGGCAGTACTATAATATGTTAATATACAGTGATCAGTAGTGTAAGGTAAAGCACTTGTGCCCGCAGTATTTAACATCAGACAATTAGCAGATAATTACTGTTAATTTTATGCAACTCTGAGATATGAAGCTGCTAATAATGACACTTGATCGTTCAATTTCATTGTTACTTCACATACAGTGACCACTGCAGAACCATGTTCCATTATTTTCAATTTACAAAGGGGTCGGGGCtatttatttaggtttttaaaTCTCAGTTTAGTGACCACTTGAttatatataaactgggagCGCTCACAAGGCAAGAAGTGCACTTCTGAAGACATGCGTGAGTCTAGATTCTGCTATATGGGGAGCAGTGTTTTGTGAGAGATTGAAGTGCAGGATGCAAGAATAAAGGCTGATGTGGAGTTCTAGGTTTTAGTGCAACAGGAAACATGTCAACCTACCTTGTATGGAATTGCTaacttttacaaataaaatattacaaaaaaaatatatgcagttgaaatgttttgaaacaagTACCTTTAGGTTTGCTGTAgcttcttcatttgcttttgttaattCTGctatctttgctttctgttctttcactATGCTTGTCAGGTCTTGGATCACACTTGccatctctttttcctttcgTTCAAATTCAAAGAGGGCTTGTTTATGTGCAGCTAGATCAGcagtaacattttcaaaacccTCTTTCACCTAAAGTTTTATAAAGACAAGACTTGAAAATGCTAAAATCTGGAAGAAATgtgtacacatacacaaaaatgacatttaaatttcaaataaaggaagaaatagaagTTCATCAACAGTGTGTGAAATTAGTGAATGTCTGAAACTGGTTTTCTATCAGTTTGTTGGCGATACTtcaaaaacaccccaaccaacccaaccaaaaatgcaaaacaaacaacaaaaaaaaccaaccaacaaaccccttcctccccccaaaaccaaaccccaacacctCAAACGCAAAAAATTTAAGAGAACTACAACTCCACCTTGACTGTTATTAAATGTTCTCTTTGTCTTACCTCTTTAAACCTTTTTCCTTCAATAGTTAAAGCTAAACGAAATTCATCTTCTAACTCTTTGTACTTCTGGTTTAACGtattaattttctcttgaaattcTTTAACACTGTGTTCATGCCTCTGCTCCTCTTTAGCCACTGCTTTTGACAAAGCATCTTGAAATTCAGGTCCATTTAAAGCAACCCGGGTTTCAAGTTCTTTCCTGAAGTTATCAAACATATACTTGAGACAAGACCTGCAGTATCTGACAGCTGTTTCAATTAATTTCCTTAGTATTTCTTAAAAAGGATAACAAATTACATAACGTAGGGGATAAATTCCTTAGTTTCACAGACAGATTTCAGTCTTCTATGACAATAGCTCAGGGATAAGGAAAAGTGTTGACTACTGTTAAAACACCCAAAGGGGTAATCGTACTTTCTAATTCAAACTTTTGTAGAAATTATTCAATTGCTCTTTTGCTGTTAGTTAGCAattgtttgctttgctgataACAAAGATCTGGAAGAGCTATTGGAATCGGGGGGAAAAGCACTCCACAGCCAGATACCCTCTTTTGCGGTCATTTTCTTCACCCTCACTAAACTCTTGCTTCTCACTCAGCCCAaaacctgaaaagcagcagcaatggggaCCTAAAGGGTTCCAGGATAAGCCTCCTTCCTATCTCGAAGCATCCCTATAAGAGAATGTTGAAGCAGAAGTACCCTGTACTTTAAGACTATTCTGTTTGTCTGCTTTaaagcacaaacacaaaacatacTCACTGTCCTTCATATTACATCTTTTGGCAATTTGAGATAATAATTGGAAGATCTCAAAATATAGCTATCAGATTCTGCCCATCTAAACTCGCTATTATCTTGGTGTCTGAATACATTTAGCCTTGTAAATTGAAACACCACTTGTTGCTTTAGTTTGTACatgtatttgattttgttaGCTAAATGGTATAGAACTTATATTCAagtattctggaaaaaaaaaaaaagaaattttgagaGGAAGATGCTGTAgaagctgactttttttttttttgaacactttgtGCTATTGTAGTATATGCAGATCAGCTCTTCAGACAATAATGtgaatgtgattttattttgatctGATTATTTCCTGGATTAAAGgtcaagtatttaaaataaaaagttcagCCACAGAATAAGACAAGAACCTATCAAATAAGAAACTGGAAGAGCACAGTTGCCTACATGGACTTATGAGTCAGGAATCTACAAGGTATGAAGATATTCTTAAATAAGCAAGAAAACGGGTGGGGAGACATCTACATTTTTACGAAGACCATCTCTCccattaaaaaaccaaaaacaaaaccacaaacacacactgacACTTTGCAGAGCACATTTAAACAAGACATATTTGCAACACTAGCATCCTATTTGTGAAAACAGATCCCATACCTTTGCTCTTGCTCTCTTAATATAAGCAGTTCATGTAGTTGTTTTACCTTCTCCTTCTGTTGTCGAAAGGATATTCGAAGTAACTGTACTTCTCTTTCACTTGCTGACGCTTTAAGTTCTGCTTCTTGCACCTGTTTCATCTGTGTTGAATTCATAAAGGAAGCAACAAGATTTTCTTGAAACTGCAATCTGTTCTTTATGTCTTATACCAGAATACACAGGAACAGGTGCTTTAATACAGTTTTATACATATCTACCCGGGCCATTAAGTTTACAGCATGCTCCAACAACTGTCAggatttttcataaaattttatgGAATTTTATTATGTTACCTAGCCCAAGACAAAGGAAAAgttgtagggtttttttgtcctattctgtttgttgttttacttACTACATTTTGTTACACTTGCAGAAATTTCAGACAAGATGTCTAATATTATATCTTAGCCTAACTTactccaacagaaaaaaagcaacttttatGAAGAACTGAGAACATTTGCTTAATTTATAAAGAACTTGAGAATGCTCTGCAGAAGTGGAACACGTGTACTGGCAGAATGATTTGCTCAATTACAAACTCTCATAGCACTTGTATTAGTTTCAAGCAAAACATTTGTATGTATtcaatataacttttttttttaaacagagttacaaaaatctgtatatttccaagttttatattttaaaattgctgaacAGGGCTGCTTCTAatgattttaggaaaaaaatggagaatCAGTATAAACACCAGGTGGCATACTCCGCTTTTTCCACTTAATGCAAGCTTTTATGAATTTTATAATTTGAAGCCTTATACAAACAAAcctgttttttttaactcaacAAGTAGGAAtaaaaagatatgaaaaaagttataaaaaaggttttaattac
This window harbors:
- the LRRCC1 gene encoding leucine-rich repeat and coiled-coil domain-containing protein 1 isoform X4 — encoded protein: MLTGRQSNIEKVEEINSNATEESTYRALIQELDQEKERRWKAEQAEKKLIEHVRALQKHAKEEKNIQSMAVYTTDRLKELILRERNVKARLQADVQQLKGETERLTNELNQARNKETELQKAMQALEETLSKMETQRLQQRTIEMKQVQEAELKASASEREVQLLRISFRQQKEKVKQLHELLILREQEQRKELETRVALNGPEFQDALSKAVAKEEQRHEHSVKEFQEKINTLNQKYKELEDEFRLALTIEGKRFKEVKEGFENVTADLAAHKQALFEFERKEKEMASVIQDLTSIVKEQKAKIAELTKANEEATANLKCRTGELETVVEEDKQKAAQVELLKKQNGKLISQLTAQESVIDGLKMERKIWGQELAQQGAHLAQDRGKLEAKIEVLTNEIEILKKQKEQDSDTIRIKNKIVDDQTETIRRLKEGLQEKDKQIRKQHEENLKAQKCFQVQLDEKAAESEELMEKLERQNGRKEELKQLLEEKELELDDIKNAYSALKMKWQGKEEILSQLEVQVKRMKENFDIKEKKLIEERDKSLQTQRIAVEKLHEMGDAFRKQLGSMLVAHQEELLQLANEKEKQIEAANEKVYCVEEEMRQLLQEMANHKKAMENKIRRLTHALNDFQQDL